ACACCCTGCGTCTTCTTGTCGAACTCGATCGCGTTCGTCAGCTCGGTCATCGTCTGATCGAGATCGGCGGGCGGCACCAGCCTGGCGAAGATCTCCCTCGCCTCGTCGTTCCGGCCCTTCGAGATCAGATACCGCGGAGACTCCGGGACGGTGAAGGACAGGATGCCGTAGACGGCGGCAGGCACGACGCCGACCAGGAACATCCAGCGCCACGCCTCGAGGCCGAACCAGAACGGCTCGGATGCGCCGCCCGCGCCCCACGCGAAGAGGGCGTCGCTGAGGAGGGCGGCGAAGATGCCCAGGGTGATCGCCAGCTGCTGGAGGGATGCCAGGCCGCCGCGGATCTGGCGCGGCGCGATCTCGGCGATGTAGGCCGGGGCGACCACGGAGGCGATGCCGATGCCGAGACCGCCGATGACGCGCCAGAGGATGAGGTCGGCAACGCTGAAGGTGAATGCGGAGCCGACCGAGCTGACGAAGAACATGATCGCGCCCAGGAGCATGACCCGAAGGCGTCCCCACCGGTCCGAGAGGTTGCCGGCGATGATGGCGCCGACCGCGCAGCCCAGCAGCGCGACGGCGACGACGAACCCGGTGATGACGGCGTTCAGCTCGAAGTTGGCCTGGATCGAATCGACGGCGCCGTTGATCACCGAGGAGTCGAAGCCGAACAGGAAGCCGCCGACGGCGGCCGCCACGGACAGGCCGATGGCTCGTCGCCCATAGGGCCCGCGGAGGGTGAAGGAGCCTGTGGGTATCGAGCCGGCATCAGTCATGGCGCAACCATAGCGACGCCGAACCTCGAGTGACAGGCCTTGTGCCGCGGGTCGTTACAGTGAACGCATGCCCGTGAACCTGCTCGGCGCGAACGAGATCCGCGCGCTCGCCGCCGAACTCGACGTGACCCCCACCAAGAAGCTCGGGCAGAATTTCGTCGTCGACGCGAACACCGTGCGCAAGATCGTGAACGTCGCAGGCGTGCGTGCCGGCGAGCGTGTGGTGGAGGTCGGTCCTGGTCTCGGGTCATTGACGCTGGCGATCCTGGAGACCGGCGCGAGCGTCACCGCAGTGGAGATCGATCACCGCCTCGCCGAGCGGCTGCCTCGCACGGCCGAAGCCCACGGGGTCGCCGAGGACGCGCTGACCGTCGTCGACGCGGACGCGCTGCGGGTGACCGAACTGGCGGGGGAGCCCACCGTCCTGGTGGCGAATCTGCCCTACAACGTCTCGGTGCCGGTGCTGCTGCACTTCCTGGAGCACTTCGAGTCGATCCAGCGCGGCGTGGTGATGGTGCAGGCCGAGGTCGGGGAGCGCCTGGCCGCGCCGCCGGGTTCCAAGACATACGGCGCCCCCAGCGCGAAGGCCGCCTGGTACGGACCGTGGCGCCTGGCCGGAACGGTCTCGCGACAGGTGTTCTGGCCCGTCCCGAACGTCGACTCGGTCCTCGTGGCATTCTCGCGCGCCGCGGAGCGCCGCGGCAGTGAGCAGGAGCGACTCGCGACGTTCCGCATCGTGGATGCCGCGTTCCAGCAGCGCCGCAAGATGCTCCGTCAGGCGCTGTCCGGCGTCCTTGGCGGGTCGTCGGCCGAGGCATCCGCGATTCTGGAGCAGGCGGGCGTGGCGCCCACCGCGCGTGGCGAAGAGCTGTCGATCGACGATTTCCAGCGCATCGCCGCCGTCCTCGGATGACGATTCATTGCGCGAACACAGCCTGTTCTCCAGGTATTCACGAAACATGCCCGTAACATTTGCCTGACTCCGCCAGGCTGGCGCGAGGCGATCAAGCGCTGCTGATGAGGAGTCTTCGTGCGCGAGGCAGAATATCCGGATCCCGAGCGGGTCCTGCTCCACCTCAGTGACACGCATCTGCGCGCGGCCGGTTCGCGCATCTTCGATGTGCTCGACGGCGCGGAGCGGCTGGAGCGCGCGATCGCCGTGATCGAGGCATCCGGCATCCAACCGGACGGCATCGTCTTCACCGGCGATCTGGTCGACCTCGGCGAGGAGGACGCCTACGCGCAGCTCCGCGAGATCGTCGAGCCGTTCGCCGCGCGCCTGGGGAGCCGCGTGTTCTGGGTCATGGGCAACCACGACGACCGCGCCGGCTTCCGCCGGACGCTGCTCGACGAGCAGGATGCCGACGCCTCGGCGCCCATCGACCGCGTCGACGAGCTCGACGGTCTTCGCCTGGTGACCCTCGATTCCAGCGTGCCGGGCTTCCACCACGGGGAAGTCCGCGACACCCAGCTCGCCTGGCTCGCCGATGTCCTGTCGACCCCGGCGCCCCTCGGTACCATCCTCGCGATGCACCATCCGCCCGTTCCGAGCGTGCTGCCCCTGGCGGCCAGCGTCGAACTGCGCGATCAGCGCCGTCTCGCCGAGGTGCTGCGCGGGTCGGACGTGCGCGCCATCATCGCCGGGCACCTGCACTATTCGACGTTCGCGACCTTCGCCGGCATTCCCGTCTCGGTCGCCTCATCGACCTGCTACGCGCAGGACCTCACCGTGCCCGCCGGCGGCACGAGGCCGCAGGACGGCGCGCAGGCGTTCAATCTCGTACACGTCTACGACGAGACCGTGGTCCATTCGGTGGTCTCGGTCGATGCCCCGCGCACCCTCGAGCACATCGATGCGGTGGAGGCCCGCCGCCGCCTGGACGCCGCCGGCGTCTTTCCTCCGGTGCCGGGCCTCAGCGCCCCGCGGAAGGATGCGCCGACCGAGCCGATCGCCGTGCTGCGCTGATCTCGTCTTTCTCCCACGGTGCGCGCACGGGGTACATCCGCTCGAGCATCGCGCGCAGGGTCCGCACGCGCAGCTCCTCGGGCACCTCGGCCTCGCCGCCGTCGTTCAGGCAGAACATGTCGATGTCGGTCCGCTCGGCGAGCCGCTCCATGCGCCGCAGCGACGCGGCGAGCGTGGTCTGCACGTAGCGCACGTTCGGCGACCGGGTGGCGATCGCACGGCCCGTCATCAGCGCGTAGTAGTGGTAGAGGCTGTTGGTGACCGAGATGTCGGTCGCGGAGCGGAAGCGGGATGCCGCGGTGCGGGCGAAATCGTCGGGGAACGCGGTCTCGAGCTCCTCCAGGACGCTGCGACGCAGCGGCGTCGCGCAGTGCTCGAGGTCTCGGACGATCGTGCGCCCGAAACGACCGCGCAGCAGATCACGGTTGACCCGCAGCGCGTTGTCGTGACCGCTGCGGTGCGCGGCCGGCTCGCCGGCGCCGATGCGCACCTCGCACTCCACGAACTTCGTGATGCCCGCCGGTGTGAAGAACATCTCGGGCTCGACGAGCCGACCGAAGAACATGTCGTCATTGGAGTACAGGAAGTGCTCGGCGAGCCCGGGGATCCGGTGCAGCTGCGCCTCGACGGCATGCGAGTTGTGGATCGGCAGCACCGACGTGTCGGCGAAGAACTCCTCGCTGCGCACGATCGTCACCTTCGGGTGCTCGCTCAGCCACGCCGGGGCGGGTGAGTCGGTCGCGATGAAGATGCGGCGCACCCACGGTGCGTACATGTGCACGCTGCGCAGCGCGTATCTCAGCTCGTCGACGTGCCGGTAGCGGGCGGGGCCGTCGTCGCCCGCGCCGACCACATACCCCTCGAGCTGTGCGGCGCGCTGCCGCTGGAACTCGCTCGAGGAGCCGTCCACCCACGAGAAGACGACATCCACGTCGTGGGTGACCTCGTGCGGCTGGGGCTCGAACATGCCGGAGAACGTCGTCCACGATCGGCCGTGGCGCGTCACCGTCGCCGGGGCGAGGTCGGTCGTCGCCGTGTGCCGGCGGGTGAACGCATTGTCCGACGGTGCTTCGGTCAGTTCCTCCCCGAAACACCAGAACTCGATCCGCACGCCCAGCGCAGGTCCGTAGCGTCGACTTCCGTTGGCGGTGACGCGCGGGCGGTAGGCGCGGATCGCGGTGGGGGCATCGCCGGGCGCGTGCGCTGCGTCAGCGGCGAGGATCGCCGCGGCGCCCTTCGACTTGACGTAGAGGGGCTCGCGTTCGCTGAGCGCGCCGAGTGCGGCGTAGGCGGCATCCCGGTCGTCGATGTCCACGACCAGGGCGGGGACCGCGCGGTCGTGGCGGATGAGGGTGACCGCGACGCCTGCCCCCTCGAGGGCGTCGGCGATGAGCAGCAGGTCGGCCTCACGGGCCTGCGTCGGCGTCACGTCGTCGTGGACGATGTGCAGGATGCCGCGGTCGATCACCACATCGGGGCGCTCGAGCAGTCGTGACCAGGCGTGCTCCTGCGGAGGGAGTGCGGAAAGAGCGGTCATGGGCAACCTCCAGGTTCCCGGCGCGAGCGGAGCATCCGCGGCCGGTCCAGCTAACTTAGGCATCTTCCATGACGGGCATGTTTCGTGGCCGTAGCTTGACAGACGCTGTGTGCGGGTGCATCGCCGCGCGTCGGGGCACGACCGCCATCGGACCCGCGGCGCCGATAGCCTGGAGCGGTGACCGACACCGAGCGCTTCCGCTCCCGCGGGGGAGACCTGAACCGACCATACGCCGCCGCCGAGGACCGCTACGACCACATCGACTATCCGCGCGTCGGGCAGTCCGGTCTGCGGCTGCCGCCGATCTCACTCGGCCTGTGGTGGAACTTCGGCGACAACATCCCCTTCGACAACCAGCGCG
This portion of the Microbacterium pygmaeum genome encodes:
- a CDS encoding stealth conserved region 3 domain-containing protein, which gives rise to MTALSALPPQEHAWSRLLERPDVVIDRGILHIVHDDVTPTQAREADLLLIADALEGAGVAVTLIRHDRAVPALVVDIDDRDAAYAALGALSEREPLYVKSKGAAAILAADAAHAPGDAPTAIRAYRPRVTANGSRRYGPALGVRIEFWCFGEELTEAPSDNAFTRRHTATTDLAPATVTRHGRSWTTFSGMFEPQPHEVTHDVDVVFSWVDGSSSEFQRQRAAQLEGYVVGAGDDGPARYRHVDELRYALRSVHMYAPWVRRIFIATDSPAPAWLSEHPKVTIVRSEEFFADTSVLPIHNSHAVEAQLHRIPGLAEHFLYSNDDMFFGRLVEPEMFFTPAGITKFVECEVRIGAGEPAAHRSGHDNALRVNRDLLRGRFGRTIVRDLEHCATPLRRSVLEELETAFPDDFARTAASRFRSATDISVTNSLYHYYALMTGRAIATRSPNVRYVQTTLAASLRRMERLAERTDIDMFCLNDGGEAEVPEELRVRTLRAMLERMYPVRAPWEKDEISAARRSARSAHPSAGR
- the rsmA gene encoding 16S rRNA (adenine(1518)-N(6)/adenine(1519)-N(6))-dimethyltransferase RsmA yields the protein MPVNLLGANEIRALAAELDVTPTKKLGQNFVVDANTVRKIVNVAGVRAGERVVEVGPGLGSLTLAILETGASVTAVEIDHRLAERLPRTAEAHGVAEDALTVVDADALRVTELAGEPTVLVANLPYNVSVPVLLHFLEHFESIQRGVVMVQAEVGERLAAPPGSKTYGAPSAKAAWYGPWRLAGTVSRQVFWPVPNVDSVLVAFSRAAERRGSEQERLATFRIVDAAFQQRRKMLRQALSGVLGGSSAEASAILEQAGVAPTARGEELSIDDFQRIAAVLG
- a CDS encoding phosphodiesterase is translated as MREAEYPDPERVLLHLSDTHLRAAGSRIFDVLDGAERLERAIAVIEASGIQPDGIVFTGDLVDLGEEDAYAQLREIVEPFAARLGSRVFWVMGNHDDRAGFRRTLLDEQDADASAPIDRVDELDGLRLVTLDSSVPGFHHGEVRDTQLAWLADVLSTPAPLGTILAMHHPPVPSVLPLAASVELRDQRRLAEVLRGSDVRAIIAGHLHYSTFATFAGIPVSVASSTCYAQDLTVPAGGTRPQDGAQAFNLVHVYDETVVHSVVSVDAPRTLEHIDAVEARRRLDAAGVFPPVPGLSAPRKDAPTEPIAVLR
- a CDS encoding sugar porter family MFS transporter produces the protein MTDAGSIPTGSFTLRGPYGRRAIGLSVAAAVGGFLFGFDSSVINGAVDSIQANFELNAVITGFVVAVALLGCAVGAIIAGNLSDRWGRLRVMLLGAIMFFVSSVGSAFTFSVADLILWRVIGGLGIGIASVVAPAYIAEIAPRQIRGGLASLQQLAITLGIFAALLSDALFAWGAGGASEPFWFGLEAWRWMFLVGVVPAAVYGILSFTVPESPRYLISKGRNDEAREIFARLVPPADLDQTMTELTNAIEFDKKTQGVSLRGPVLGLQGIVWTGIILSVFQQFVGINVIFYYSTTLWQSVGFPESASLGISVVTSITNVLVTLIAIFLVDRVGRKPILLTGSVMMAVSLALMAVSFMFSTTDADGAVTLDAPWGPIALVAANIFVIGFGASWGPLVWVLLGEIFPSRIRGKALGVAAGAQWIANFLITVSFPAMSSWSLPLTYGMYATFAALSFFYVLFKIPETKGMELEKTETLFHKPAKTTT